In the Paralichthys olivaceus isolate ysfri-2021 chromosome 15, ASM2471397v2, whole genome shotgun sequence genome, one interval contains:
- the LOC109628745 gene encoding bromodomain-containing protein 8-like isoform X2: MASCRDDRKMANGVGKHKPHVIGPTEPWSVREKLCLATSVMKSGHQNWVSVSRAIKPFAEPGRPPDWFSQKHCASKYSELLEATDAPKRKRGEKGEVVETVEDVIVRRLTTDRIAELKKLIKETQEKHRKLKREAELIQAGHLDSKLEELWEEIRQKKKVEEEDAELKRKNTDAAYQARQVAKGTTKRVPDVYSPSGCGSPSQEFSPGDPLESLTLDLGSIKNASGSARFMTFSESSGLGIEDINQASLLDDLTQKKLLCQKATPPPSPLLSELLKKGNILASNSRLIGDGDVSSGNMIAAHDLQLALPSQPLSQATGAPMLSRLLEAGPTQLSAPLSFMVGTNSVSSAPLSAASLLPVDSTASASTEDKGSGLCEEDETVSYMGDELDLKTVGDIIAIIEDKADEAADALDAAAVEAALSLCEENGHALVSGAWEAGPFQPHDSHHIVPTGVPQASSLLCSLEGKTDVSEVQDETSASLSSLCNTQNHCLSVFPMGLRSVPLSCSSSFNSKSLEHCPAGAPPRPEAMRETGKMMHTKSQMTSDVAIKRESEKWAQLRPNKAHRELVLEDRSLTERHPKVMKAENGISGGRGESASRSREDNEINGPDVGGEEEGDGVEGFLSEPDGDMDLEPAASESEDGYSLHTASSSLQLHTTADSIPSSPASSQFSVCSEDLEALQAHKIWKKAIMLVWRAAANHRYANVFLQPVTDDIAPGYHSIVQRPMDLATIKKNIETGLIRTTAEFQREIMLMFQNAVMYNSLDHDVYHMALEMQRDVLEQIQQFLATQLIMETSEAGISAKSLRGRESTRKQDSTDKDTVSMSSPAFLLSLFDGGTRGRRCAIEADLKMKK; the protein is encoded by the exons ATGGCATCATGTCGGGATGACAGGAAGATGGCAAACGGGGTTGGAA AACACAAGCCGCATGTCATCGGACCAACGGAGCCATGGTCAGTGAGGGAGAAGCTGTGTTTGGCCACATCTGTCATGAAGAGCGGACACCAGAACTG GGTATCTGTCAGTCGAGCCATCAAACCATTTGCAGAACCTGGGCGGCCACCTGACTGGTTCTCTCAGAAG CACTGCGCCTCAAAGTACTCTGAGCTCCTGGAAGCAACAGACGCCCCAAA GAGGAAGCGTGGTGAGAAAGGTGAAGTGGTGGAGACGGTGGAGGATGTGATAGTGCGCAGGCTGACGACTGACAGGATCGCTGAACTAAAAAAGCTAATCAAAGAAACTCAGGAGAAGCACAG gaaGCTGAAGAGAGAGGCTGAGCTGATTCAAGCAGGACATCTAGATTCCAAACTAGAAGAGCTATGGGAGGAAATACGGCA gaagaagaaagtggaggaggaagacgcagagttgaaaagaaaaaacacagatgctgCTTATCAGG ccaGACAGGTGGCAAAGGGCACAACCAAGCGAGTGCCCGACGTGTATTCGCCCTCAGGCTGCGGCTCCCCAAGCCAGGAGTTCTCACCAGGTGACCCCCTCGAGAGCTTGACTCTGGATCTTGGATCTATTAAAAAT GCTTCGGGATCGGCCAGGTTCATGACATTTTCAGAGTCTTCTGGACTTGGTATTGAAGACATCAACCAGGCGTCACTTCTGGACGACCTCACCCAAAAGAAACTCCTGTGCCAGAAAGCCACACCACCGCCGTCTCCACTCCTGTCAGAGTTACTGAAGAAAGGCAACATCTTGGCCTCTAATTCCAGACTG ATTGGTGATGGTGACGTGTCCTCTGGTAATATGATCGCAGCACATGACTTGCAGCTGGCTCTGCCGAGTCAACCTCTCTCTCAGGCAACAG GTGCCCCGATGTTGTCTCGTCTCTTGGAGGCGGGTCCCACGCAGTTATCTGCTCCATTAAGTTTCATGGTCGGCACCAACTCCGTCTCCAGCGCTCCTCTATCGGCTgcctctcttcttcctgttgACTCCACAGCCTCAGCGAGTACAG aggacaaagGGTCAGGTCTCTGTGAGGAAGACGAGACAGTGTCCTACATGGGAGATGAGCTGGACCTCAAGACTGTGGGGGACATTATTGCCATCATTGAAGACAAG GCCGATGAAGCTGCTGATGCTTTGGATGCTGCTGCAGTCGAGGCTGCTCTGTCCCTGTGTGAGGAGAATGGCCACGCTCTGGTGTCTGGTGCCTGGGAAGCTGGGCCTTTCCAACCCCATGACTCCCACCACATAGTGCCCACAGGGGTTCCACAGGCATCATCTCTTCTCTGTAGCCTGGAGGGGAAGACAGACGTGTCAGAAGTCCAAGATGAGACTTCAGCTTCACTCTCTTCTCTGTGCAACACTCAAAATCACTGTCTCTCAGTGTTCCCCATGGGATTAAGAAGTGTTCCTCTCAGCTGCTCGTCCTCATTCAACTCGAAGAGTTTGGAGCACTGCCCCGCTGGAGCACCTCCAAGGCCTGAGGCCATGAGAGAAACTGGAAAGATGATGCACACGAAAAGCCAAATGACCTCGGATGTTGCCATAAAACGTGAGAGTGAGAAGTGGGCACAGCTAAGACCTAATAAAGCACATAGAG AATTGGTATTAGAAGATAGATCACTGACAGAAAGGCATCCAAAG GTGATGAAGGCAGAGAATGGAATCAGTGGTGGGCGAGGAGAGAGTGCCTCAAGGTCTAGAGAGGACAATGAGATCAACGGGCCAGACGTGggcggagaggaggagggcgaTGGGGTCGAGGGATTCTTGTCAGAGCCGGACGGCGACATGGATCTCGAGCCCGCGGCCAGTGAGAGTGAGGACGGATACAGCCTCCACACAGCGTCCTcatctctgcagctccacacgACTGCAGACTCCATCCCCAGCAGCCCGGCCTCATCGCAGTT TTCTGTGTGCAGCGAGGACCTAGAAGCACTACAGGCTCACAAGATCTGGAAGAAAGCCATTATGCTGGTGTGGCgtgcagcagccaatcacag GTACGCTAATGTCTTCCTGCAGCCAGTAACAGATGATATTGCACCTGGATATCACAGTATTGTGCAAAG GCCCATGGACCTGGCCACCATCAAAAAAAACATAGAGACTGGTTTGATCCGGACGACCGCCGAGTTCCAGAGGGAAATCATGCTGATGTTTCAGAACGCTGTGATGTACAACAGCCTGGATCACGACGTGTACCACATGGCGCTGGAGATGCAGCGCGACGTCCTGGAGCAGATTCAGCAGTTTCTAGCCACCCAGCTCATCATGGAGACGTCAGAGGCGGGTATCAGCGCCAAGAGTCTGAGGGGCCGTGAGAGCACACGCAAACAGGACTCGACTGACAAG GACACTGTCTCCATGTCTTCTCCTGCcttcctcctttctcttttt GATGGAGGCACCAGGGGGCGCCGTTGTGCCATAGAAGCTGACCTCAAGATGAAGAAATGA
- the LOC109628745 gene encoding bromodomain-containing protein 8-like isoform X3 → MASCRDDRKMANGVGKHKPHVIGPTEPWSVREKLCLATSVMKSGHQNWVSVSRAIKPFAEPGRPPDWFSQKHCASKYSELLEATDAPKRKRGEKGEVVETVEDVIVRRLTTDRIAELKKLIKETQEKHRKLKREAELIQAGHLDSKLEELWEEIRQKKKVEEEDAELKRKNTDAAYQGISFTLKARQVAKGTTKRVPDVYSPSGCGSPSQEFSPGDPLESLTLDLGSIKNASGSARFMTFSESSGLGIEDINQASLLDDLTQKKLLCQKATPPPSPLLSELLKKGNILASNSRLIGDGDVSSGNMIAAHDLQLALPSQPLSQATGAPMLSRLLEAGPTQLSAPLSFMVGTNSVSSAPLSAASLLPVDSTASASTEDKGSGLCEEDETVSYMGDELDLKTVGDIIAIIEDKADEAADALDAAAVEAALSLCEENGHALVSGAWEAGPFQPHDSHHIVPTGVPQASSLLCSLEGKTDVSEVQDETSASLSSLCNTQNHCLSVFPMGLRSVPLSCSSSFNSKSLEHCPAGAPPRPEAMRETGKMMHTKSQMTSDVAIKRESEKWAQLRPNKAHRELVLEDRSLTERHPKVMKAENGISGGRGESASRSREDNEINGPDVGGEEEGDGVEGFLSEPDGDMDLEPAASESEDGYSLHTASSSLQLHTTADSIPSSPASSQFSVCSEDLEALQAHKIWKKAIMLVWRAAANHRYANVFLQPVTDDIAPGYHSIVQRPMDLATIKKNIETGLIRTTAEFQREIMLMFQNAVMYNSLDHDVYHMALEMQRDVLEQIQQFLATQLIMETSEAGISAKSLRGRESTRKQDSTDKDGGTRGRRCAIEADLKMKK, encoded by the exons ATGGCATCATGTCGGGATGACAGGAAGATGGCAAACGGGGTTGGAA AACACAAGCCGCATGTCATCGGACCAACGGAGCCATGGTCAGTGAGGGAGAAGCTGTGTTTGGCCACATCTGTCATGAAGAGCGGACACCAGAACTG GGTATCTGTCAGTCGAGCCATCAAACCATTTGCAGAACCTGGGCGGCCACCTGACTGGTTCTCTCAGAAG CACTGCGCCTCAAAGTACTCTGAGCTCCTGGAAGCAACAGACGCCCCAAA GAGGAAGCGTGGTGAGAAAGGTGAAGTGGTGGAGACGGTGGAGGATGTGATAGTGCGCAGGCTGACGACTGACAGGATCGCTGAACTAAAAAAGCTAATCAAAGAAACTCAGGAGAAGCACAG gaaGCTGAAGAGAGAGGCTGAGCTGATTCAAGCAGGACATCTAGATTCCAAACTAGAAGAGCTATGGGAGGAAATACGGCA gaagaagaaagtggaggaggaagacgcagagttgaaaagaaaaaacacagatgctgCTTATCAGGGTATCTCCTTCACGTTGAAGG ccaGACAGGTGGCAAAGGGCACAACCAAGCGAGTGCCCGACGTGTATTCGCCCTCAGGCTGCGGCTCCCCAAGCCAGGAGTTCTCACCAGGTGACCCCCTCGAGAGCTTGACTCTGGATCTTGGATCTATTAAAAAT GCTTCGGGATCGGCCAGGTTCATGACATTTTCAGAGTCTTCTGGACTTGGTATTGAAGACATCAACCAGGCGTCACTTCTGGACGACCTCACCCAAAAGAAACTCCTGTGCCAGAAAGCCACACCACCGCCGTCTCCACTCCTGTCAGAGTTACTGAAGAAAGGCAACATCTTGGCCTCTAATTCCAGACTG ATTGGTGATGGTGACGTGTCCTCTGGTAATATGATCGCAGCACATGACTTGCAGCTGGCTCTGCCGAGTCAACCTCTCTCTCAGGCAACAG GTGCCCCGATGTTGTCTCGTCTCTTGGAGGCGGGTCCCACGCAGTTATCTGCTCCATTAAGTTTCATGGTCGGCACCAACTCCGTCTCCAGCGCTCCTCTATCGGCTgcctctcttcttcctgttgACTCCACAGCCTCAGCGAGTACAG aggacaaagGGTCAGGTCTCTGTGAGGAAGACGAGACAGTGTCCTACATGGGAGATGAGCTGGACCTCAAGACTGTGGGGGACATTATTGCCATCATTGAAGACAAG GCCGATGAAGCTGCTGATGCTTTGGATGCTGCTGCAGTCGAGGCTGCTCTGTCCCTGTGTGAGGAGAATGGCCACGCTCTGGTGTCTGGTGCCTGGGAAGCTGGGCCTTTCCAACCCCATGACTCCCACCACATAGTGCCCACAGGGGTTCCACAGGCATCATCTCTTCTCTGTAGCCTGGAGGGGAAGACAGACGTGTCAGAAGTCCAAGATGAGACTTCAGCTTCACTCTCTTCTCTGTGCAACACTCAAAATCACTGTCTCTCAGTGTTCCCCATGGGATTAAGAAGTGTTCCTCTCAGCTGCTCGTCCTCATTCAACTCGAAGAGTTTGGAGCACTGCCCCGCTGGAGCACCTCCAAGGCCTGAGGCCATGAGAGAAACTGGAAAGATGATGCACACGAAAAGCCAAATGACCTCGGATGTTGCCATAAAACGTGAGAGTGAGAAGTGGGCACAGCTAAGACCTAATAAAGCACATAGAG AATTGGTATTAGAAGATAGATCACTGACAGAAAGGCATCCAAAG GTGATGAAGGCAGAGAATGGAATCAGTGGTGGGCGAGGAGAGAGTGCCTCAAGGTCTAGAGAGGACAATGAGATCAACGGGCCAGACGTGggcggagaggaggagggcgaTGGGGTCGAGGGATTCTTGTCAGAGCCGGACGGCGACATGGATCTCGAGCCCGCGGCCAGTGAGAGTGAGGACGGATACAGCCTCCACACAGCGTCCTcatctctgcagctccacacgACTGCAGACTCCATCCCCAGCAGCCCGGCCTCATCGCAGTT TTCTGTGTGCAGCGAGGACCTAGAAGCACTACAGGCTCACAAGATCTGGAAGAAAGCCATTATGCTGGTGTGGCgtgcagcagccaatcacag GTACGCTAATGTCTTCCTGCAGCCAGTAACAGATGATATTGCACCTGGATATCACAGTATTGTGCAAAG GCCCATGGACCTGGCCACCATCAAAAAAAACATAGAGACTGGTTTGATCCGGACGACCGCCGAGTTCCAGAGGGAAATCATGCTGATGTTTCAGAACGCTGTGATGTACAACAGCCTGGATCACGACGTGTACCACATGGCGCTGGAGATGCAGCGCGACGTCCTGGAGCAGATTCAGCAGTTTCTAGCCACCCAGCTCATCATGGAGACGTCAGAGGCGGGTATCAGCGCCAAGAGTCTGAGGGGCCGTGAGAGCACACGCAAACAGGACTCGACTGACAAG GATGGAGGCACCAGGGGGCGCCGTTGTGCCATAGAAGCTGACCTCAAGATGAAGAAATGA
- the LOC109628745 gene encoding bromodomain-containing protein 8-like isoform X1: protein MASCRDDRKMANGVGKHKPHVIGPTEPWSVREKLCLATSVMKSGHQNWVSVSRAIKPFAEPGRPPDWFSQKHCASKYSELLEATDAPKRKRGEKGEVVETVEDVIVRRLTTDRIAELKKLIKETQEKHRKLKREAELIQAGHLDSKLEELWEEIRQKKKVEEEDAELKRKNTDAAYQGISFTLKARQVAKGTTKRVPDVYSPSGCGSPSQEFSPGDPLESLTLDLGSIKNASGSARFMTFSESSGLGIEDINQASLLDDLTQKKLLCQKATPPPSPLLSELLKKGNILASNSRLIGDGDVSSGNMIAAHDLQLALPSQPLSQATGAPMLSRLLEAGPTQLSAPLSFMVGTNSVSSAPLSAASLLPVDSTASASTEDKGSGLCEEDETVSYMGDELDLKTVGDIIAIIEDKADEAADALDAAAVEAALSLCEENGHALVSGAWEAGPFQPHDSHHIVPTGVPQASSLLCSLEGKTDVSEVQDETSASLSSLCNTQNHCLSVFPMGLRSVPLSCSSSFNSKSLEHCPAGAPPRPEAMRETGKMMHTKSQMTSDVAIKRESEKWAQLRPNKAHRELVLEDRSLTERHPKVMKAENGISGGRGESASRSREDNEINGPDVGGEEEGDGVEGFLSEPDGDMDLEPAASESEDGYSLHTASSSLQLHTTADSIPSSPASSQFSVCSEDLEALQAHKIWKKAIMLVWRAAANHRYANVFLQPVTDDIAPGYHSIVQRPMDLATIKKNIETGLIRTTAEFQREIMLMFQNAVMYNSLDHDVYHMALEMQRDVLEQIQQFLATQLIMETSEAGISAKSLRGRESTRKQDSTDKDTVSMSSPAFLLSLFDGGTRGRRCAIEADLKMKK from the exons ATGGCATCATGTCGGGATGACAGGAAGATGGCAAACGGGGTTGGAA AACACAAGCCGCATGTCATCGGACCAACGGAGCCATGGTCAGTGAGGGAGAAGCTGTGTTTGGCCACATCTGTCATGAAGAGCGGACACCAGAACTG GGTATCTGTCAGTCGAGCCATCAAACCATTTGCAGAACCTGGGCGGCCACCTGACTGGTTCTCTCAGAAG CACTGCGCCTCAAAGTACTCTGAGCTCCTGGAAGCAACAGACGCCCCAAA GAGGAAGCGTGGTGAGAAAGGTGAAGTGGTGGAGACGGTGGAGGATGTGATAGTGCGCAGGCTGACGACTGACAGGATCGCTGAACTAAAAAAGCTAATCAAAGAAACTCAGGAGAAGCACAG gaaGCTGAAGAGAGAGGCTGAGCTGATTCAAGCAGGACATCTAGATTCCAAACTAGAAGAGCTATGGGAGGAAATACGGCA gaagaagaaagtggaggaggaagacgcagagttgaaaagaaaaaacacagatgctgCTTATCAGGGTATCTCCTTCACGTTGAAGG ccaGACAGGTGGCAAAGGGCACAACCAAGCGAGTGCCCGACGTGTATTCGCCCTCAGGCTGCGGCTCCCCAAGCCAGGAGTTCTCACCAGGTGACCCCCTCGAGAGCTTGACTCTGGATCTTGGATCTATTAAAAAT GCTTCGGGATCGGCCAGGTTCATGACATTTTCAGAGTCTTCTGGACTTGGTATTGAAGACATCAACCAGGCGTCACTTCTGGACGACCTCACCCAAAAGAAACTCCTGTGCCAGAAAGCCACACCACCGCCGTCTCCACTCCTGTCAGAGTTACTGAAGAAAGGCAACATCTTGGCCTCTAATTCCAGACTG ATTGGTGATGGTGACGTGTCCTCTGGTAATATGATCGCAGCACATGACTTGCAGCTGGCTCTGCCGAGTCAACCTCTCTCTCAGGCAACAG GTGCCCCGATGTTGTCTCGTCTCTTGGAGGCGGGTCCCACGCAGTTATCTGCTCCATTAAGTTTCATGGTCGGCACCAACTCCGTCTCCAGCGCTCCTCTATCGGCTgcctctcttcttcctgttgACTCCACAGCCTCAGCGAGTACAG aggacaaagGGTCAGGTCTCTGTGAGGAAGACGAGACAGTGTCCTACATGGGAGATGAGCTGGACCTCAAGACTGTGGGGGACATTATTGCCATCATTGAAGACAAG GCCGATGAAGCTGCTGATGCTTTGGATGCTGCTGCAGTCGAGGCTGCTCTGTCCCTGTGTGAGGAGAATGGCCACGCTCTGGTGTCTGGTGCCTGGGAAGCTGGGCCTTTCCAACCCCATGACTCCCACCACATAGTGCCCACAGGGGTTCCACAGGCATCATCTCTTCTCTGTAGCCTGGAGGGGAAGACAGACGTGTCAGAAGTCCAAGATGAGACTTCAGCTTCACTCTCTTCTCTGTGCAACACTCAAAATCACTGTCTCTCAGTGTTCCCCATGGGATTAAGAAGTGTTCCTCTCAGCTGCTCGTCCTCATTCAACTCGAAGAGTTTGGAGCACTGCCCCGCTGGAGCACCTCCAAGGCCTGAGGCCATGAGAGAAACTGGAAAGATGATGCACACGAAAAGCCAAATGACCTCGGATGTTGCCATAAAACGTGAGAGTGAGAAGTGGGCACAGCTAAGACCTAATAAAGCACATAGAG AATTGGTATTAGAAGATAGATCACTGACAGAAAGGCATCCAAAG GTGATGAAGGCAGAGAATGGAATCAGTGGTGGGCGAGGAGAGAGTGCCTCAAGGTCTAGAGAGGACAATGAGATCAACGGGCCAGACGTGggcggagaggaggagggcgaTGGGGTCGAGGGATTCTTGTCAGAGCCGGACGGCGACATGGATCTCGAGCCCGCGGCCAGTGAGAGTGAGGACGGATACAGCCTCCACACAGCGTCCTcatctctgcagctccacacgACTGCAGACTCCATCCCCAGCAGCCCGGCCTCATCGCAGTT TTCTGTGTGCAGCGAGGACCTAGAAGCACTACAGGCTCACAAGATCTGGAAGAAAGCCATTATGCTGGTGTGGCgtgcagcagccaatcacag GTACGCTAATGTCTTCCTGCAGCCAGTAACAGATGATATTGCACCTGGATATCACAGTATTGTGCAAAG GCCCATGGACCTGGCCACCATCAAAAAAAACATAGAGACTGGTTTGATCCGGACGACCGCCGAGTTCCAGAGGGAAATCATGCTGATGTTTCAGAACGCTGTGATGTACAACAGCCTGGATCACGACGTGTACCACATGGCGCTGGAGATGCAGCGCGACGTCCTGGAGCAGATTCAGCAGTTTCTAGCCACCCAGCTCATCATGGAGACGTCAGAGGCGGGTATCAGCGCCAAGAGTCTGAGGGGCCGTGAGAGCACACGCAAACAGGACTCGACTGACAAG GACACTGTCTCCATGTCTTCTCCTGCcttcctcctttctcttttt GATGGAGGCACCAGGGGGCGCCGTTGTGCCATAGAAGCTGACCTCAAGATGAAGAAATGA
- the LOC109628745 gene encoding bromodomain-containing protein 8-like isoform X5: MASCRDDRKMANGVGKHKPHVIGPTEPWSVREKLCLATSVMKSGHQNWVSVSRAIKPFAEPGRPPDWFSQKHCASKYSELLEATDAPKRKRGEKGEVVETVEDVIVRRLTTDRIAELKKLIKETQEKHRKLKREAELIQAGHLDSKLEELWEEIRQKKKVEEEDAELKRKNTDAAYQGISFTLKARQVAKGTTKRVPDVYSPSGCGSPSQEFSPGDPLESLTLDLGSIKNASGSARFMTFSESSGLGIEDINQASLLDDLTQKKLLCQKATPPPSPLLSELLKKGNILASNSRLIGDGDVSSGNMIAAHDLQLALPSQPLSQATGAPMLSRLLEAGPTQLSAPLSFMVGTNSVSSAPLSAASLLPVDSTASASTEDKGSGLCEEDETVSYMGDELDLKTVGDIIAIIEDKADEAADALDAAAVEAALSLCEENGHALVSGAWEAGPFQPHDSHHIVPTGVPQASSLLCSLEGKTDVSEVQDETSASLSSLCNTQNHCLSVFPMGLRSVPLSCSSSFNSKSLEHCPAGAPPRPEAMRETGKMMHTKSQMTSDVAIKRESEKWAQLRPNKAHRELVLEDRSLTERHPKVMKAENGISGGRGESASRSREDNEINGPDVGGEEEGDGVEGFLSEPDGDMDLEPAASESEDGYSLHTASSSLQLHTTADSIPSSPASSQFSVCSEDLEALQAHKIWKKAIMLVWRAAANHRYANVFLQPVTDDIAPGYHSIVQRPMDLATIKKNIETGLIRTTAEFQREIMLMFQNAVMYNSLDHDVYHMALEMQRDVLEQIQQFLATQLIMETSEAGISAKSLRGRESTRKQDSTDKVLH, from the exons ATGGCATCATGTCGGGATGACAGGAAGATGGCAAACGGGGTTGGAA AACACAAGCCGCATGTCATCGGACCAACGGAGCCATGGTCAGTGAGGGAGAAGCTGTGTTTGGCCACATCTGTCATGAAGAGCGGACACCAGAACTG GGTATCTGTCAGTCGAGCCATCAAACCATTTGCAGAACCTGGGCGGCCACCTGACTGGTTCTCTCAGAAG CACTGCGCCTCAAAGTACTCTGAGCTCCTGGAAGCAACAGACGCCCCAAA GAGGAAGCGTGGTGAGAAAGGTGAAGTGGTGGAGACGGTGGAGGATGTGATAGTGCGCAGGCTGACGACTGACAGGATCGCTGAACTAAAAAAGCTAATCAAAGAAACTCAGGAGAAGCACAG gaaGCTGAAGAGAGAGGCTGAGCTGATTCAAGCAGGACATCTAGATTCCAAACTAGAAGAGCTATGGGAGGAAATACGGCA gaagaagaaagtggaggaggaagacgcagagttgaaaagaaaaaacacagatgctgCTTATCAGGGTATCTCCTTCACGTTGAAGG ccaGACAGGTGGCAAAGGGCACAACCAAGCGAGTGCCCGACGTGTATTCGCCCTCAGGCTGCGGCTCCCCAAGCCAGGAGTTCTCACCAGGTGACCCCCTCGAGAGCTTGACTCTGGATCTTGGATCTATTAAAAAT GCTTCGGGATCGGCCAGGTTCATGACATTTTCAGAGTCTTCTGGACTTGGTATTGAAGACATCAACCAGGCGTCACTTCTGGACGACCTCACCCAAAAGAAACTCCTGTGCCAGAAAGCCACACCACCGCCGTCTCCACTCCTGTCAGAGTTACTGAAGAAAGGCAACATCTTGGCCTCTAATTCCAGACTG ATTGGTGATGGTGACGTGTCCTCTGGTAATATGATCGCAGCACATGACTTGCAGCTGGCTCTGCCGAGTCAACCTCTCTCTCAGGCAACAG GTGCCCCGATGTTGTCTCGTCTCTTGGAGGCGGGTCCCACGCAGTTATCTGCTCCATTAAGTTTCATGGTCGGCACCAACTCCGTCTCCAGCGCTCCTCTATCGGCTgcctctcttcttcctgttgACTCCACAGCCTCAGCGAGTACAG aggacaaagGGTCAGGTCTCTGTGAGGAAGACGAGACAGTGTCCTACATGGGAGATGAGCTGGACCTCAAGACTGTGGGGGACATTATTGCCATCATTGAAGACAAG GCCGATGAAGCTGCTGATGCTTTGGATGCTGCTGCAGTCGAGGCTGCTCTGTCCCTGTGTGAGGAGAATGGCCACGCTCTGGTGTCTGGTGCCTGGGAAGCTGGGCCTTTCCAACCCCATGACTCCCACCACATAGTGCCCACAGGGGTTCCACAGGCATCATCTCTTCTCTGTAGCCTGGAGGGGAAGACAGACGTGTCAGAAGTCCAAGATGAGACTTCAGCTTCACTCTCTTCTCTGTGCAACACTCAAAATCACTGTCTCTCAGTGTTCCCCATGGGATTAAGAAGTGTTCCTCTCAGCTGCTCGTCCTCATTCAACTCGAAGAGTTTGGAGCACTGCCCCGCTGGAGCACCTCCAAGGCCTGAGGCCATGAGAGAAACTGGAAAGATGATGCACACGAAAAGCCAAATGACCTCGGATGTTGCCATAAAACGTGAGAGTGAGAAGTGGGCACAGCTAAGACCTAATAAAGCACATAGAG AATTGGTATTAGAAGATAGATCACTGACAGAAAGGCATCCAAAG GTGATGAAGGCAGAGAATGGAATCAGTGGTGGGCGAGGAGAGAGTGCCTCAAGGTCTAGAGAGGACAATGAGATCAACGGGCCAGACGTGggcggagaggaggagggcgaTGGGGTCGAGGGATTCTTGTCAGAGCCGGACGGCGACATGGATCTCGAGCCCGCGGCCAGTGAGAGTGAGGACGGATACAGCCTCCACACAGCGTCCTcatctctgcagctccacacgACTGCAGACTCCATCCCCAGCAGCCCGGCCTCATCGCAGTT TTCTGTGTGCAGCGAGGACCTAGAAGCACTACAGGCTCACAAGATCTGGAAGAAAGCCATTATGCTGGTGTGGCgtgcagcagccaatcacag GTACGCTAATGTCTTCCTGCAGCCAGTAACAGATGATATTGCACCTGGATATCACAGTATTGTGCAAAG GCCCATGGACCTGGCCACCATCAAAAAAAACATAGAGACTGGTTTGATCCGGACGACCGCCGAGTTCCAGAGGGAAATCATGCTGATGTTTCAGAACGCTGTGATGTACAACAGCCTGGATCACGACGTGTACCACATGGCGCTGGAGATGCAGCGCGACGTCCTGGAGCAGATTCAGCAGTTTCTAGCCACCCAGCTCATCATGGAGACGTCAGAGGCGGGTATCAGCGCCAAGAGTCTGAGGGGCCGTGAGAGCACACGCAAACAGGACTCGACTGACAAGGTGCTTCACTAG